CATCCGGATTATCGGGGAATATTTCAAACATTCCCTTACCAATAATTTCATTCCGTTTGGTCATAGACGCATGTTCATAAGCATCGCTTAACGCAAAAATTGTAAAATCAGGTAGTAAAATGATATATAATCCCGGGATCGCCTCAAAGAGGGATTTAAAATCAATTCCAGATTTATTCTTCATTTCATGCTTTTTCATCTTAAACAAGCATATGGTTATTGGTTAATGTTTATCAAGGATAGTTATGCTTTTACTTAGTCTGCTTGATAAATGTGTTCAAAGTTAAATGATGTCGCTATAGTATCCTTTACTCAATAAAGTCGCTGTTTTCTTTACTAAATAATTTATTAGGATGGTTGTTGACTATCCAATATCTGATTATTATGTCAAATATTTCTGCTTGTTTATCAACATTGGATGGTTTTTTGAAAGAACCTCCCACGCGATAAAGATATGCGTCTTTAAGATCCTGTTTTGTTTCGGTGTTGCTTAAAAAAATAAAAGGCACTGCTCTTTTAGATGCTTCAAGATGTTCGTCTATCGCTTTTTTCATCTCAAGTCCATTCATTTTAACCAAATCAAATTCTGAAATTATCAGAAATATCGCATCCTTCGTTTTTTTCAAATATTCCAGAGCGTCCAAAGAGTGGGTGAAATATTCTATTTCGACATCCCAGTCTTTTTGCTGTAAAGACTTTTCCAAAAGTTCTTTTTCATATTTTTCATTATCAACGAGGATAATTTTTCCGGTAAGCTTTTTCATTGTAATGAATTTTATAAATATGTTTTATTAATTATTTCTTGCACGGGATTTTCATTGTCGTTGAATTTCTTTACTGAACGGGCAATTTTAATAAGCTTTTTGTTTCATCATACGATTAAAGAGGTAATCACTCATTCCAATTGTTTTGCATCTCTACATATAGATATGATTTTAAATTATTTCTTGC
This portion of the Bacteroidota bacterium genome encodes:
- a CDS encoding response regulator, producing the protein MKKLTGKIILVDNEKYEKELLEKSLQQKDWDVEIEYFTHSLDALEYLKKTKDAIFLIISEFDLVKMNGLEMKKAIDEHLEASKRAVPFIFLSNTETKQDLKDAYLYRVGGSFKKPSNVDKQAEIFDIIIRYWIVNNHPNKLFSKENSDFIE